A window from Solanum stenotomum isolate F172 chromosome 7, ASM1918654v1, whole genome shotgun sequence encodes these proteins:
- the LOC125871724 gene encoding uncharacterized protein LOC125871724 isoform X1 — MESALVCSTAPRTTTSSLLKRRETPLDAPFHLSFSRNYVKCWGTISLSFRKTKKYKVFNCNVKVEDEACELVNGVELSIGDGVDSIDAYLCNAVKNNNGTGILLLSDIFGFEDSFTRDFAYRVACNGYNVLVPDMFRGNPWRKDEPKALFEQWIGSVDKQQVVRDIFTSTKWMADEFVAAGISKKFGVIGFCFGGGLLIDILAQDQGSEFGVGISFYGTRIDLSVASKIEVPLLLIAGDNDPLCPVNVLKEVENNANGCKMVVFEGRGHGFAHRPQSLEDDKDAEEAFLMMRNWLHDGLLSEN; from the exons ATGGAGTCAGCCCTTGTATGTTCAACAGCTCCAAGAACGACTACGAGCAGTCTCCTTAAAAGAAGAGAGACACCACTTGATGCTCCTTTTCATCTTTCATTTTCG AGAAACTATGTGAAGTGTTGGGGTACTATTTCGTTATCCTTCAGAAAGACTAAGAAATACAAAGTCTTTAATTGCAATGTGAAAGTAGAGGATGAGGCTTGTGAACTAGTTAATGGAGTTGAGCTTTCCATTGGGGATGGAGTTGATAGCATTGATGCTTATCTCTGTAATGCTGTAAAGAACAACAATGGTACTGGCATTTTACTCTTATCTGATATCTTTGGATTTGAGGACTCATTTACGAGAGATTTTGCATACCGTGTTGCATGCAATGGATACAA TGTTCTGGTACCAGATATGTTCCGTGGAAATCCATGGAGAAAGGATGAACCCAAAGCTTTGTTTGAGCAATGGATCGGTAGTGTAGACAAACAACAGGTTGTGAGAGACATTTTCACATCGACTAAATGGATGGCTGATGAATTTGTGGCTGCAGGAATATCAAAGAAGTTTGGAGTGATTGGATTTTGCTTTGGCGGTGGCCTGTTAATAGACATATTGGCTCAAGACCAGGGTAGTGAGTTTGGTGTTGGGATCTCATTCTATGGCACACGGATCGACTTATCTGTTGCTAGCAAGATTGAGGTACCACTACTACTTATTGCTGGTGACAATGATCCACTTTGTCCTGTGAATGTGTTGAAGGAGGTTGAAAATAACGCTAATGGTTGCAAAATGGTGGTATTTGAAGGAAGGGGTCATGGTTTTGCCCATCGACCTCAATCTTTAGAAGACGATAAAGATGCAGAAGAGGCATTCTTGATGATGAGAAACTGGCTGCATGATGGACTACTTTCTGAAAATTGA
- the LOC125871724 gene encoding uncharacterized protein LOC125871724 isoform X2, with protein sequence MLLFIFHFRADCHASVIVQRNYVKCWGTISLSFRKTKKYKVFNCNVKVEDEACELVNGVELSIGDGVDSIDAYLCNAVKNNNGTGILLLSDIFGFEDSFTRDFAYRVACNGYNVLVPDMFRGNPWRKDEPKALFEQWIGSVDKQQVVRDIFTSTKWMADEFVAAGISKKFGVIGFCFGGGLLIDILAQDQGSEFGVGISFYGTRIDLSVASKIEVPLLLIAGDNDPLCPVNVLKEVENNANGCKMVVFEGRGHGFAHRPQSLEDDKDAEEAFLMMRNWLHDGLLSEN encoded by the exons ATGCTCCTTTTCATCTTTCATTTTCG GGCTGACTGTCATGCTTCAGTTATTGTCCAGAGAAACTATGTGAAGTGTTGGGGTACTATTTCGTTATCCTTCAGAAAGACTAAGAAATACAAAGTCTTTAATTGCAATGTGAAAGTAGAGGATGAGGCTTGTGAACTAGTTAATGGAGTTGAGCTTTCCATTGGGGATGGAGTTGATAGCATTGATGCTTATCTCTGTAATGCTGTAAAGAACAACAATGGTACTGGCATTTTACTCTTATCTGATATCTTTGGATTTGAGGACTCATTTACGAGAGATTTTGCATACCGTGTTGCATGCAATGGATACAA TGTTCTGGTACCAGATATGTTCCGTGGAAATCCATGGAGAAAGGATGAACCCAAAGCTTTGTTTGAGCAATGGATCGGTAGTGTAGACAAACAACAGGTTGTGAGAGACATTTTCACATCGACTAAATGGATGGCTGATGAATTTGTGGCTGCAGGAATATCAAAGAAGTTTGGAGTGATTGGATTTTGCTTTGGCGGTGGCCTGTTAATAGACATATTGGCTCAAGACCAGGGTAGTGAGTTTGGTGTTGGGATCTCATTCTATGGCACACGGATCGACTTATCTGTTGCTAGCAAGATTGAGGTACCACTACTACTTATTGCTGGTGACAATGATCCACTTTGTCCTGTGAATGTGTTGAAGGAGGTTGAAAATAACGCTAATGGTTGCAAAATGGTGGTATTTGAAGGAAGGGGTCATGGTTTTGCCCATCGACCTCAATCTTTAGAAGACGATAAAGATGCAGAAGAGGCATTCTTGATGATGAGAAACTGGCTGCATGATGGACTACTTTCTGAAAATTGA